From Anaerohalosphaera lusitana, one genomic window encodes:
- a CDS encoding sulfatase, with protein MDRRQFLKAAGTVAATIPFTLESVFSADEKSKKPNIVFIFSDDHAVQAISAYGSKINKTPNIDRIAKEGAILDRCYCCNSICAPSRAAILTGKHSHANGLMTNLNTFDGSQQTFPKLLQKAGYQTGLIGKWHLKTAPTGFDHWEILPGQGSYYNPDFKTAEGRKRYTGYVTDIVTDLSLEWLDSRDESKPFMLMCQHKAPHRIWAPGPDHLTMYDDVEIPEPDTLFDDYSNRTDLLKKNEMEIGRHMMYDYDLKVTGSKKPDALGRKFANFERNRMTEEQRKKWDAAYEPKNEEFRQKDPKGKDLVRWKYQRYIKDYLRCVASVDDNIGRVLDYLKEKGLDRDTIVIYSSDQGFYLGEHGWYDKRWMFEESFRMPFVIKWPGVAKPGTRVKAFGQNIDFGPTFLDAAGRKVPADMHGVSLRPILDGKPPENWRDSLYYHYYEKGEHNVPPHHGVRTQRYKLMQFYDAGEWQFFDLKKDPQELVNRYNDPEYSDQVKTLKKELIALMEKYKVKKPPIESIKATM; from the coding sequence ATGGATCGCAGGCAATTTCTGAAGGCCGCTGGTACAGTTGCCGCTACTATACCGTTTACCCTGGAATCCGTTTTTTCGGCTGATGAGAAAAGCAAAAAGCCTAATATTGTGTTCATTTTCTCGGACGATCATGCGGTGCAGGCCATTTCCGCGTATGGCTCAAAGATAAATAAAACGCCGAATATTGACCGAATTGCTAAAGAAGGTGCGATCCTGGATCGTTGCTACTGCTGCAATTCCATCTGTGCACCCAGCCGGGCCGCGATACTTACGGGCAAGCACAGCCATGCGAACGGCCTTATGACCAATCTCAATACCTTTGACGGCTCACAGCAGACTTTCCCCAAGCTGCTGCAAAAAGCAGGGTATCAGACGGGCCTGATCGGTAAGTGGCACCTGAAAACAGCTCCCACGGGTTTCGATCACTGGGAGATACTGCCCGGTCAGGGGAGTTATTACAATCCTGATTTCAAGACCGCTGAAGGACGCAAACGTTATACAGGTTATGTCACGGATATAGTTACCGACCTCTCGTTGGAATGGCTCGACTCCCGTGATGAGTCAAAACCTTTCATGCTGATGTGTCAGCACAAGGCTCCTCATCGGATCTGGGCGCCGGGTCCTGACCATCTGACTATGTACGATGATGTGGAAATACCTGAGCCGGACACGCTTTTCGACGATTACTCCAACCGTACCGATCTTCTCAAGAAAAACGAAATGGAGATCGGTCGTCACATGATGTACGACTATGATCTCAAGGTCACCGGCAGTAAAAAGCCTGATGCGTTGGGCCGTAAGTTTGCAAACTTCGAACGGAACAGGATGACCGAAGAGCAGCGAAAAAAATGGGACGCTGCCTACGAACCCAAAAACGAAGAATTCCGCCAGAAGGATCCAAAGGGCAAGGATCTGGTCCGCTGGAAATATCAGCGATACATCAAGGATTACCTGCGGTGTGTGGCATCGGTGGATGACAACATCGGCAGGGTGCTCGATTATCTCAAAGAAAAGGGGCTGGACAGGGATACCATCGTGATCTACAGCTCTGACCAGGGGTTCTATCTCGGTGAGCACGGCTGGTACGACAAGCGATGGATGTTCGAAGAGTCGTTCCGCATGCCCTTCGTGATAAAATGGCCCGGAGTTGCCAAACCCGGAACGCGGGTAAAAGCATTTGGCCAGAATATCGATTTCGGGCCTACTTTCCTGGACGCCGCGGGCCGGAAGGTACCTGCGGATATGCACGGTGTCTCTCTAAGGCCCATACTGGACGGTAAGCCCCCGGAGAACTGGCGAGACTCGTTGTATTATCACTATTATGAAAAGGGCGAGCACAATGTACCGCCGCACCACGGTGTCCGTACGCAGCGTTACAAGCTGATGCAGTTTTACGATGCGGGCGAATGGCAGTTCTTCGACCTGAAAAAGGATCCGCAGGAGCTTGTAAACCGCTATAATGATCCCGAATATTCCGATCAGGTCAAGACCTTGAAGAAAGAGCTGATCGCGTTGATGGAGAAATACAAAGTTAAAAAACCGCCAATAGAGTCGATAAAGGCTACTATGTAG
- a CDS encoding Ig-like domain-containing protein, with protein MKNYLYLIAVAVLTVSPAFAIPAGLVHHWNFDEGPDWHDDAFGAVSTAQAVADPVGGADLDLQNMTGAAFQSGRQYTCLEFNGTDQYLSSTADLSSSLSGTFSVAFWVRTQQSGNTTLAQSPAVVGASAGAGSIYIGSIDSQGRMLIAVNGQKLAVTDDPVNDGHWHHLTFTRDSSTGQTQVYVDGAINDEATGAQGQVNVAVDSIVKTDDSSSPRYFQGRLDELYIYETVLDPATIGTLIDNHAPKVWPTKTNGINTASFSTESVLFKSYDPEKDDLRVVSFTQPDHGSATYNGDGTFTYTADAGYSGNDSFTVTIEDQKGGFSKGKMNLTIFEDPGPDASKRTTVFDDFQPLQAAGSDISHNGMRVPRAIDWEGDGDNDILVGHSRSVWLYINNGSPANANFAAGVRVKAGGSNIYLGSGNLPITLADMTGDGVLDLVAVDNTRKVAVFENTAAAGQTPSYSSVQYARKTDGSYLVLTDQRFDAGDWDNDGLTDIITGSWSGGMNLYKNVGTASDARYENYETVLSGSYNLYPRIFDINRNGMSDFIRGINWGSVLYWFDPELNGGLNTGGTMVFTDPTGASVNMKSATDGAIVDFADYNGDGVYDALIGGHYGDKVYIAWGQAKTVADYISDLEAIYDANLSDLGIALEANSQALLNEVRTALSGIVANMQSATVNERQQMFQQYSQHVQKYDFLQMDDPLNVSYYHHVPSIAGQNLMTMHYMLPDTPTHRQNVADAVGLTGVHREIYLMCSLHVGDNQKATRGQIESVRDFMTWHPQELFPDAVLTLDHYYNDGRGGMVAHFTSTKNTFNWGEGNDSAEWDWDLQQPVNQVLYNDACRGDYFTFVMGHEVTHSLDGYVNSRANKDMRRRWGQFLVQGGGPDVIAGSNDWIDWNATKQHFKDTGLWNESTQTWDEAWDAYWATGPGSAWNEQASMRINIKFFLSAPQESLATQANHHWAHSEGRLIGAIDRFRRAVENDLDPLKANINEAVTFLDFVSAGLNKVVMYDTHGVTTPYRHAEYTIDHAWLERNDKGYITKVSIADRIYEFELDAKGIITGVNTNIYTLGDDKKAIYHGVKNVIDVLRNDSKLEGGSPSTLQSCTQPAHGTAVVNDNGTITYMPDAGYYGSDSFTYKVKDSDMTAGVELVVASDQGALMETFKSIGGSAVSDLTGSSKYPYSPDEVAVMQSFEAPTDRLDSYGVRMRAFLKPTVTGSYTFWIASDDNGSLLFSTDGKADSAVEVASVPGWTSSRSWTDYPEQQSAYFWLTAGNTYYIEALMKEGGGGDNLAVAWQGPGISRQVITGSKLKPYTEADYTGPTPDPITWATAPHSVGPTTVTMTAADVNDADGVEYFFTCTTNGQYDSAWQDDTTYTLTGLTPETEYQFSVKARDKSLWQNETQSSQTVSAVTSIAGDVDLDSDVDFTDFSLFAQWWLSSDCGLCSYADLNADNRVEVDDLVLLTGNWMRIDN; from the coding sequence ATGAAAAATTACCTGTACTTGATTGCTGTAGCTGTACTGACCGTTTCTCCGGCATTTGCGATTCCCGCCGGACTGGTTCATCACTGGAATTTCGACGAGGGGCCGGATTGGCACGATGATGCCTTCGGCGCTGTCAGCACCGCTCAGGCTGTTGCTGATCCTGTTGGTGGGGCTGATCTTGATCTGCAGAACATGACAGGGGCGGCTTTTCAGTCAGGCCGTCAATACACCTGTCTCGAATTCAACGGCACTGACCAGTACCTGTCATCGACTGCTGATCTTTCCTCTTCGCTGTCCGGCACATTCAGCGTCGCTTTTTGGGTCCGAACACAGCAAAGCGGAAATACCACATTGGCCCAGTCACCAGCCGTAGTAGGTGCTTCGGCCGGAGCAGGCAGTATTTATATCGGCAGCATTGATTCACAGGGCCGAATGCTTATCGCTGTCAATGGACAGAAACTCGCTGTAACGGATGATCCCGTCAATGACGGCCACTGGCACCATTTGACATTTACGCGTGACTCTTCAACAGGTCAGACACAGGTGTACGTTGACGGGGCAATCAATGATGAGGCGACCGGTGCGCAGGGTCAGGTTAACGTGGCTGTTGATTCGATAGTGAAAACCGACGATTCTTCCAGCCCGAGATATTTTCAGGGGCGACTCGACGAACTGTACATTTACGAAACAGTTCTCGATCCAGCCACAATAGGCACCCTGATCGACAACCACGCTCCCAAGGTGTGGCCCACAAAGACAAACGGTATAAATACCGCTTCTTTTTCCACAGAAAGCGTTTTGTTCAAGAGCTACGACCCTGAGAAAGACGACCTCAGAGTTGTCTCTTTCACTCAGCCCGACCACGGATCGGCGACCTATAACGGCGACGGCACATTCACATATACTGCCGATGCTGGTTACTCCGGCAACGATTCGTTTACAGTTACGATAGAGGATCAGAAGGGCGGCTTCAGCAAAGGAAAAATGAATCTGACTATCTTTGAGGATCCCGGCCCGGATGCGTCAAAAAGAACGACCGTGTTTGACGATTTCCAGCCGCTGCAGGCAGCCGGTTCGGACATTTCCCATAACGGCATGCGAGTCCCCCGAGCGATCGACTGGGAGGGCGACGGAGACAACGATATTCTTGTAGGCCACAGCAGAAGCGTATGGCTTTACATTAACAATGGATCACCTGCGAACGCAAATTTCGCTGCGGGCGTGCGTGTCAAAGCCGGCGGTTCGAATATTTATCTGGGCTCCGGCAATCTTCCGATCACTCTGGCTGATATGACGGGCGACGGCGTGCTCGATCTGGTCGCTGTCGATAACACGAGAAAAGTTGCTGTCTTCGAGAACACCGCAGCCGCAGGGCAGACTCCAAGCTATTCATCCGTACAGTACGCCAGGAAAACCGACGGTTCATATCTCGTGCTGACGGACCAGCGATTCGATGCAGGCGATTGGGACAATGATGGGCTGACAGACATTATTACCGGCTCATGGTCGGGCGGCATGAATCTTTACAAAAATGTCGGAACAGCATCTGACGCGCGGTATGAGAACTACGAGACTGTTTTGAGCGGCTCGTACAATTTGTATCCGCGGATATTTGACATCAACCGAAACGGCATGTCAGATTTCATACGCGGCATCAACTGGGGCAGCGTGCTTTACTGGTTCGATCCCGAACTCAACGGCGGACTCAATACCGGCGGTACAATGGTCTTTACCGACCCAACTGGTGCCTCGGTCAATATGAAATCCGCAACTGACGGCGCGATCGTTGATTTTGCGGATTACAATGGTGACGGCGTTTACGATGCACTGATCGGCGGCCATTATGGAGATAAGGTTTACATCGCTTGGGGCCAGGCCAAAACAGTTGCCGACTACATAAGCGATCTCGAAGCGATTTACGATGCTAATCTTTCGGATCTGGGCATTGCTCTTGAAGCCAACAGCCAGGCTCTGCTCAATGAAGTCCGAACCGCTCTTAGCGGCATAGTTGCAAACATGCAGTCAGCCACCGTTAACGAACGCCAGCAGATGTTCCAGCAGTATTCGCAGCATGTACAGAAATACGACTTCCTGCAGATGGACGATCCGCTGAACGTTAGTTATTATCACCATGTTCCAAGTATCGCAGGCCAGAATCTGATGACCATGCATTATATGCTGCCCGATACACCTACGCATCGTCAGAATGTAGCAGATGCGGTCGGGCTCACCGGTGTTCATCGCGAAATTTATTTGATGTGCTCCCTGCATGTGGGAGACAATCAGAAAGCAACACGCGGCCAGATCGAATCAGTTCGCGATTTTATGACCTGGCACCCGCAGGAGCTTTTCCCGGATGCGGTACTGACGCTGGACCATTACTATAACGACGGCCGCGGCGGCATGGTCGCGCACTTCACCAGTACGAAGAATACCTTTAACTGGGGCGAAGGCAACGATTCGGCAGAATGGGACTGGGATCTCCAGCAGCCGGTAAACCAGGTTCTTTACAACGATGCGTGCAGGGGTGACTACTTCACCTTTGTAATGGGCCATGAAGTTACCCATTCACTTGACGGCTATGTAAACAGCCGGGCCAACAAGGACATGCGGCGGCGATGGGGGCAGTTCCTCGTTCAGGGAGGGGGACCTGACGTAATTGCCGGTAGCAATGACTGGATCGACTGGAACGCAACCAAACAGCACTTCAAGGACACGGGCCTCTGGAACGAAAGCACCCAGACATGGGACGAGGCATGGGATGCATACTGGGCCACAGGTCCCGGAAGTGCGTGGAACGAGCAGGCCTCGATGCGTATCAACATCAAATTCTTCCTAAGCGCACCGCAGGAGTCTCTCGCGACACAGGCCAATCATCACTGGGCGCACTCTGAAGGACGGCTGATCGGTGCAATAGATCGTTTCAGAAGGGCGGTTGAGAACGACCTCGATCCGCTAAAGGCCAACATCAATGAAGCAGTTACGTTCCTGGATTTCGTGTCAGCGGGCCTGAATAAGGTCGTCATGTACGATACACACGGAGTGACAACTCCATATCGTCATGCCGAGTACACGATTGATCACGCCTGGCTCGAACGTAATGATAAGGGCTACATCACGAAAGTTAGCATCGCCGACCGCATTTACGAATTCGAACTTGACGCGAAAGGCATAATTACCGGTGTCAACACCAATATCTATACGCTTGGCGATGACAAAAAGGCTATCTATCACGGTGTCAAGAATGTGATCGATGTCCTTCGTAACGACTCTAAACTGGAGGGCGGCAGTCCTTCGACCCTGCAAAGCTGTACTCAGCCCGCTCACGGCACCGCGGTAGTAAATGACAACGGAACCATAACATATATGCCCGATGCTGGCTACTACGGTTCGGACTCGTTTACATACAAGGTAAAAGATTCTGATATGACCGCCGGCGTTGAGCTCGTGGTTGCAAGCGATCAGGGCGCGCTGATGGAAACCTTTAAAAGCATTGGAGGCAGTGCTGTCTCCGATCTTACAGGCAGCTCGAAATACCCGTATTCGCCGGATGAGGTAGCTGTAATGCAAAGCTTTGAGGCACCAACCGACAGATTGGACAGCTACGGCGTGCGCATGCGGGCTTTTCTCAAGCCGACCGTCACGGGCAGCTACACCTTCTGGATCGCCTCCGATGATAACGGCAGTCTGTTGTTCAGTACCGACGGCAAAGCCGATAGTGCTGTTGAGGTTGCCTCCGTGCCGGGCTGGACTTCTTCCAGGTCATGGACGGACTATCCCGAGCAGCAGTCGGCATATTTCTGGCTTACCGCCGGCAATACTTACTACATTGAGGCCCTGATGAAAGAAGGCGGGGGCGGTGACAACCTTGCGGTAGCGTGGCAGGGCCCAGGCATCTCACGGCAGGTCATCACCGGCAGCAAACTGAAACCCTATACGGAAGCGGACTATACGGGCCCCACACCTGACCCGATTACTTGGGCTACAGCTCCGCACAGCGTTGGCCCGACTACCGTTACAATGACTGCAGCCGACGTAAATGACGCAGACGGAGTCGAATACTTCTTCACTTGCACAACAAACGGTCAGTACGACTCAGCGTGGCAGGATGACACAACCTATACACTTACCGGTTTGACGCCGGAAACGGAGTATCAGTTCAGTGTAAAGGCCCGGGATAAGAGTCTGTGGCAGAACGAGACCCAGTCTTCTCAGACAGTTTCTGCCGTTACCTCGATAGCCGGCGATGTGGATCTTGACAGCGACGTCGATTTTACGGATTTTTCGCTTTTTGCGCAATGGTGGCTCAGCAGCGATTGCGGCCTGTGTTCCTATGCTGACCTCAACGCTGACAACCGCGTTGAGGTCGATGACCTTGTCTTGCTGACCGGCAACTGGATGCGAATAGACAATTGA
- a CDS encoding TolC family protein produces the protein MSNLCRSVRSISLFALVGLLVFSFGCKTPDEYKSEADEDVYKILNNKWQERFGYKANYRISDGEPNQIDVVSRIPESGVLSQASAVEMATNFNRSYQTQKESLYLSALDLTLTRYQYATQWFGTVDAFYENTPADESTTIESSGGVRRDFLLGDGILIGTSLTADWFRYLTGDPQTSLGSVLSASLAAPLIGNGAGRIARENLTQAERNVLYNIRSFNRFRKDFVVSVISEYYRVLLQKNRVEIQQASYQRLVDSTNQLRMEVEVGQRPAYDLAEAEQRLLSAEQNVVSAVQNYEQALDNFKITLALPTDVDVELDPDELTALQDIGVSEPEYSAEEAIKTAQELRLDLSNVRDRLDDSERKLILAADGLVTQVDLVASADVDSTPDTEITRLRFHDGAYSAGITANLPLDRRAERNDYREALINVQRQQRDYDEEVDRVKLQVRDAYRELVQTAESYRIQKMGLELAEKRVQVEKLSLQYGRGTVRLLLDSEDALVQAQDDVLNALVDHMIAKLSFFRDVGILRVKPDGMWEQDR, from the coding sequence ATGAGTAACTTGTGCAGGTCTGTGCGATCAATATCTCTTTTTGCGTTAGTTGGATTGCTGGTTTTTTCATTTGGGTGCAAGACGCCGGATGAATACAAGTCGGAAGCGGACGAAGATGTCTATAAGATCCTGAATAATAAATGGCAGGAGAGATTTGGTTATAAAGCCAATTACAGGATAAGCGACGGCGAACCGAATCAGATTGATGTGGTTTCAAGGATTCCTGAGTCCGGCGTGCTCAGTCAGGCCAGTGCGGTAGAGATGGCTACCAACTTCAATAGATCTTACCAGACACAGAAGGAGTCTCTTTATCTGTCTGCGCTCGATCTGACGCTTACGCGCTATCAATATGCCACGCAGTGGTTCGGGACAGTAGATGCCTTTTATGAAAATACACCCGCTGACGAGTCGACGACCATAGAGTCATCGGGTGGTGTGAGAAGAGATTTCCTTTTAGGCGATGGTATCCTGATAGGCACCAGCCTGACAGCGGACTGGTTTAGGTATCTGACAGGGGATCCGCAGACATCGCTGGGATCTGTTTTGTCTGCCAGTTTGGCTGCACCCCTGATCGGCAATGGAGCCGGTCGTATAGCACGTGAGAACCTTACACAGGCAGAGAGAAACGTTCTTTACAACATAAGATCGTTCAATAGATTTCGTAAGGATTTTGTAGTTTCGGTTATCAGCGAGTACTACAGGGTCCTTTTGCAGAAAAACCGCGTTGAAATCCAGCAAGCCAGCTATCAGCGACTTGTCGATTCGACCAATCAGCTTCGCATGGAGGTAGAGGTGGGGCAGCGGCCGGCATACGATCTTGCAGAAGCCGAACAGCGACTGCTCAGTGCCGAGCAGAATGTCGTTTCGGCTGTTCAGAACTATGAGCAGGCTCTTGATAATTTCAAGATAACACTTGCTCTGCCCACAGATGTTGATGTGGAGCTGGACCCGGACGAATTAACGGCTTTGCAGGATATAGGTGTCAGTGAGCCGGAATACAGCGCGGAAGAGGCGATAAAAACAGCACAGGAACTTCGTCTCGATTTGAGCAATGTGCGGGACAGATTGGACGATTCTGAAAGAAAACTAATTCTTGCAGCGGATGGTTTGGTAACGCAGGTGGATTTAGTAGCAAGTGCTGACGTCGATTCAACTCCCGATACTGAAATAACCCGCCTTAGATTTCATGACGGAGCATACAGTGCAGGGATTACCGCTAATCTGCCGTTGGACCGTAGGGCGGAGCGTAACGATTACAGGGAAGCGCTGATAAATGTGCAGCGGCAACAGCGAGACTATGATGAAGAGGTGGACAGGGTCAAGCTTCAGGTTCGTGATGCATACCGAGAACTCGTTCAGACGGCTGAAAGTTACCGGATCCAGAAGATGGGCCTGGAGCTTGCTGAAAAGAGAGTTCAGGTCGAAAAATTGTCACTCCAGTACGGCCGGGGAACGGTCCGACTGCTGCTCGACTCGGAAGATGCACTGGTGCAGGCCCAGGACGATGTGCTCAATGCATTGGTAGATCATATGATCGCGAAGTTGAGTTTCTTCCGCGATGTAGGTATCCTGCGGGTTAAGCCTGACGGAATGTGGGAACAAGACAGGTAA
- a CDS encoding TolC family protein, whose translation MRGTKWYIMAILFLLIGLGTTSAQDEKAEVHVGVVIDGPWENNAGVSNLFVSEILKLTGNEFNVVFSPKHTFIADWSQESIEGGIERFLADEEIDIVMTPGIIGSHYLSTRGPLGKPGIAPFVLDAKIQSLTVTDSGTSGVKNLTYVLIGGSVSESLTDFLEVVKFKHITFLIGQPVAKAIPRLPGGLVREAEKMDLSADYLEVSESAEITLKKLKARTDAVYVNPLMNISGKELARLAEGLKERDIPSFSAIGKDGVEVGFLMSTLPESLFQRIARRTALNLQSILLGTEPSELPVRLAGREELTLNVETAEAIRLEIPWNLRLEADLIGKTERERLPKLSMERVLSEAVAKNLDIAAQERMVAAGSAQVRDALAVLLPQIDLSTQVVQVDKDRIEAAPGEAAEREYSTGFEFRQLLYSEQAWASYDIEEFLQAARLQELNEVRLDITQQAGTAYLDVLRAQTRLRVRMSDLRLTRSNLQMARERREVGVSGPGEVYRWENRLATRKQEVLNAEADLQIAMLEVNRLLHRPIDMQFAVAETSLGDDELLLNRLNFFESLSTRKAVLNFADALVKTGLARSPQIRNVKALIDAKRREQKSTENAMWQPDVAFVFDFSHRFAEEGVGERFLKASPENDTDWAAGISIDFPLYSGGSKTARIIQTTQELAELIFTLGSAREQVEQRVRAAMETATASYRNIGLSRKAEAAAAKNLDLTVDSYAQGVVSILDLLDAQNAAVQAELASANAVYDFLIDLMEVQRAASIFNILMEDEAEEIMFGQLRQAVKTDTGR comes from the coding sequence ATGCGGGGGACCAAATGGTATATTATGGCCATTTTGTTTTTGCTGATCGGGCTGGGTACCACGAGTGCACAGGATGAAAAGGCTGAAGTGCATGTTGGCGTGGTCATAGATGGTCCATGGGAGAACAACGCGGGAGTATCGAATCTTTTCGTCAGCGAAATACTCAAGCTCACAGGTAACGAATTCAATGTCGTTTTTTCGCCGAAGCATACCTTTATAGCCGACTGGTCACAGGAGAGCATCGAGGGGGGGATCGAGAGATTTCTTGCGGACGAAGAAATAGACATTGTGATGACACCGGGGATCATTGGTTCGCACTATCTGAGCACTCGAGGGCCGCTTGGCAAACCCGGCATTGCACCGTTCGTTCTGGATGCCAAAATACAGAGCCTGACGGTCACCGATTCTGGAACCAGCGGTGTGAAAAATCTGACTTATGTGCTCATAGGCGGCAGCGTCTCTGAGAGCCTCACGGATTTTCTTGAGGTCGTCAAATTCAAACACATAACATTTCTGATTGGTCAGCCGGTTGCAAAGGCGATACCACGGTTACCAGGTGGGCTGGTTCGTGAGGCTGAAAAGATGGATCTAAGCGCGGACTATCTCGAGGTCAGTGAATCCGCTGAAATAACTCTTAAAAAGCTCAAAGCTAGAACTGATGCAGTTTACGTCAACCCGTTGATGAATATAAGCGGTAAAGAGCTGGCCCGACTTGCTGAAGGACTCAAGGAACGAGATATTCCGAGTTTCTCAGCAATCGGTAAGGACGGAGTGGAAGTTGGCTTTCTAATGTCCACGCTTCCGGAATCGCTGTTCCAGAGAATTGCAAGGCGAACGGCATTAAATCTGCAGTCGATACTGCTGGGCACGGAACCGAGCGAGCTGCCTGTAAGACTTGCCGGCAGAGAGGAACTGACGCTGAACGTCGAAACGGCTGAGGCGATCAGGCTTGAGATACCGTGGAATCTACGTCTGGAGGCGGACCTGATCGGCAAGACAGAAAGGGAAAGACTCCCGAAGCTGAGTATGGAGCGGGTACTGTCCGAAGCGGTTGCAAAGAACCTTGACATCGCGGCACAGGAACGGATGGTTGCTGCGGGGTCTGCACAAGTAAGAGATGCTCTGGCCGTGTTGCTGCCTCAGATCGATTTATCCACGCAGGTTGTTCAGGTAGATAAGGACAGGATCGAAGCTGCGCCGGGTGAAGCAGCGGAGCGGGAATACAGCACAGGATTTGAATTCAGGCAGCTTTTATATTCCGAGCAGGCATGGGCAAGTTACGACATAGAAGAGTTTCTGCAGGCCGCCCGTTTGCAGGAGCTCAACGAAGTCAGGCTGGATATAACGCAGCAGGCCGGTACGGCTTACCTGGACGTATTGCGTGCGCAAACAAGGCTCCGGGTGCGTATGAGTGATCTGCGTCTGACTCGTTCAAACCTGCAGATGGCCAGGGAAAGACGTGAGGTCGGAGTCAGCGGGCCGGGCGAAGTGTACAGGTGGGAGAATCGCCTTGCCACACGAAAACAGGAGGTACTAAATGCCGAAGCGGATCTGCAGATAGCTATGCTAGAGGTAAACCGCCTTCTACACAGACCGATTGATATGCAGTTCGCTGTAGCGGAGACAAGTCTTGGAGATGATGAGCTGCTTCTCAACAGATTGAACTTTTTTGAAAGCCTGAGTACGAGGAAAGCGGTTTTGAACTTTGCGGATGCTTTGGTTAAGACCGGCCTTGCCAGATCGCCGCAGATACGGAACGTCAAAGCATTGATAGATGCCAAACGCAGGGAACAAAAAAGCACTGAAAACGCGATGTGGCAACCTGATGTGGCTTTCGTATTCGACTTCTCTCATCGTTTCGCAGAAGAAGGAGTAGGAGAAAGATTTCTTAAAGCGAGCCCGGAAAACGACACGGATTGGGCAGCGGGCATTTCAATTGATTTCCCCTTGTACAGCGGAGGAAGTAAAACCGCCAGGATCATCCAAACCACCCAGGAACTGGCTGAACTTATTTTCACGCTCGGTTCCGCTCGCGAACAGGTCGAACAGCGGGTGCGGGCCGCAATGGAAACTGCGACGGCATCATACAGGAACATCGGATTGTCGAGAAAAGCCGAAGCTGCGGCAGCTAAGAATCTGGATCTGACGGTCGATTCTTATGCGCAAGGCGTGGTGTCGATACTGGATCTGCTCGATGCTCAGAACGCGGCAGTGCAGGCCGAGCTGGCATCCGCGAACGCGGTTTATGACTTCCTAATAGACCTTATGGAAGTCCAGCGGGCAGCAAGCATTTTTAACATACTTATGGAGGATGAAGCCGAGGAGATAATGTTCGGACAATTGAGACAGGCAGTGAAAACTGATACCGGGAGGTAG